The following proteins are co-located in the Spea bombifrons isolate aSpeBom1 chromosome 3, aSpeBom1.2.pri, whole genome shotgun sequence genome:
- the NOX3 gene encoding NADPH oxidase 3 — MGYWILNETTNFIILVTWLGLNLYLFIDTFMWYEKADSYLYTRILLGPTLAWARASAMCLNFNCMLILFPVCRNFVSFLRGTSTCCRGHPRRVLDKNITFHRLVGYMIALQAAIHIIAHLLNIERYHTSQSKEAGGLCNMLSYVGNNSNESYLNPIRNYNTNITKEVFFTLAGITGFVITLTLVLIVTSSTELMRRSFYEVFWYTHNLSIVFFIGLVLHGAGQVVRGQTSQSLLLHNISYCKDHYDKWGETAQCPLPEFSGNKPVSWKWVICPLAVYTCERIIRFWRSKQMVVITKVVKHSSGVLEIQMKKHGFKMEPGQYIFLQCPSVSQLEWHPFTLTSAPEEQYFSVHVRAIGDWTERLFAVCGADENISLEPWQLPRLAVDGPYGSATTNVFDYQISVCIAAGIGVTPFASVLKSIWYKYCNPNPLTKIEKVYFYWICRDTNAFEWFADFLISLEEKMTELGRSNFLIYHLFLTGWDEDQAAHIALHHDRHLDVITGLKHKTLYGRPNWHKEFSHIANNHPSNSIGVFFCGPKSISKILNKMCSLYSSSDPRGVHFHYNKESF, encoded by the exons ATGGGGTACTGGATTTTGAACGAAACCACAAATTTCATCATACTG GTTACATGGCTGGGATTAAACCTATATTTGTTTATTGACACCTTTATGTGGTATGAAAAGGCGGATTCTTACCTCTACACGAGAATTCTACTAGGC CCAACCTTGGCTTGGGCCAGAGCTTCTGCGATGTGCCTTAATTTCAACTGTATGCTTATCCTGTTTCCAGTGTGTAGAAACTTTGTTTCATTCCTCAGAGGAACAAGTACA tgCTGCAGAGGACATCCAAGAAGAGTTCTAGacaaaaacattacttttcaCAGGCTTGTTGGCTATATGATAGCACTGCAGGCAG CTATCCACATTATTGCACATTTGCTAAACATAGAACGCTATCACACGAGTCAATCAAAGGAAGCCGGGGGATTATGTAACATGCTTTCTTACGTCGGAAACAATTCCAATGAGAGTTACTTAAATCCAATAAGAAATTATAACACG aatataacaaaagaaGTATTTTTCACTCTTGCTGGAATCACCGGCTTTGTTATTACTTTGACTCTTGTCTTAATTGTAACTTCATCTACAGAGCTGATGAGAAGGTCATTTTATGAAGTATTCTGGTATACTCATAACCTGTCTATTGTTTTCTTTATCGGCCTTGTTTTACATGGTGCAGG ACAGGTAGTCCGTGGTCAGACATCTCAAAGCCTGTTACTCCATAACATTTCCTACTGTAAAGATCATTATGACAAATGGGGAGAAACAGCTCAGTGTCCATTACCAGAATTTTCCGGCAACAAACCTGTG TCTTGGAAATGGGTGATATGTCCTTTAGCCGTGTACACTTGTGAAAGAATAATACGTTTTTGGAGATCCAAACAAATGGTTGTCATCACAAag gTTGTTAAACATTCATCTGGGGTTTTGGAAATTCAGATGAAGAAGCATGGGTTTAAAATGGAGCCTGGCCAATATATATTCCTTCAATGCCCTTCAGTGTCGCAATTAGAATGGCATCCATTTACACTTACATCAGCTCCAGAAGAGCAATATTTTAGTGTACACGTGAGAGCCATTGGTGATTGGACAGAACGGCTCTTTGCAGTATGTGGAGCAGACGAAAACATAAGTTTGGAACCATGGCAACTGCCAAG GTTGGCTGTAGACGGACCATATGGCTCAGCAACTACAAATGTATTTGACTATCAAATCAGTGTATGCATCGCAGCTGGGATCGGAGTCACGCCGTTTGCGTCAGTGCTGAAATCTATTTGGTATAAGTACTGTAACCCAAATCCACTGACGAAGATAGAAAAG gtGTATTTCTATTGGATTTGTCGGGATACGAATGCCTTTGAATGGTTTGCTGATTTTTTAATATCCTTAGAAGAAAAAATGACAGAACTGGGCAGAAGTAATTTTTTAATCTATCATCTTTTTCTCACTGGCTGGGATGAGGATCag gCTGCACACATTGCTTTACATCATGATAGACATCTGGATGTTATTACAGGTCTGAAGCATAAAACACTCTATGGGCGACCCAACTGGCACAAAGAATTTAGTCATATAGCAAATAATCACCCAAG TAACAGCATTGGAGTATTCTTCTGTGGACCAAAATCCATCTCCAAGATACTCAACAAGATGTGCAGTTTGTATTCTTCTTCTGATCCAAGAGGGGTTCATTTTCACTACAATAAAGAGAGTTTTTAA